The following proteins are co-located in the Sulfurospirillum deleyianum DSM 6946 genome:
- a CDS encoding ferritin family protein, whose translation MRQYETYKCSKCGNEVEVQHVGGGKLVCCGEAMTCTTSDLTAVNLMKAFAGESQARNKYDLFADIAQEEGWHAVARHFREAAENEKWHARAEFKAYHKLVDGAETEITLKNLDSAMAGENYEHTIMYPSFAKIAEEEGHKELARLFNAIGKVEVEHEREYKALQDAMKEDGFFSDEEEEIWVCEVCGHIHRGKKAPKACPLCKVGQEYFKRQDLGI comes from the coding sequence ATGAGACAGTACGAAACGTATAAATGCAGTAAATGTGGTAATGAGGTTGAAGTTCAGCACGTGGGTGGTGGAAAGTTGGTTTGTTGTGGAGAAGCGATGACCTGTACGACGAGCGATTTGACCGCAGTGAATTTGATGAAAGCGTTTGCGGGTGAGTCTCAAGCACGTAACAAATACGATTTGTTCGCAGATATCGCACAAGAAGAGGGTTGGCATGCCGTTGCTCGCCATTTTAGAGAAGCCGCAGAAAATGAAAAATGGCATGCACGTGCAGAGTTTAAAGCGTACCATAAATTGGTTGATGGCGCAGAAACTGAAATCACACTCAAAAACCTTGATAGCGCTATGGCGGGTGAGAATTATGAACATACCATTATGTATCCTAGTTTTGCAAAAATTGCAGAAGAAGAGGGGCATAAAGAGCTTGCACGTTTGTTCAATGCCATTGGAAAAGTGGAAGTAGAGCATGAACGTGAATACAAAGCCTTGCAGGATGCAATGAAAGAAGATGGCTTTTTCAGCGATGAAGAAGAGGAAATTTGGGTATGTGAAGTGTGTGGGCATATTCACCGTGGCAAAAAAGCACCCAAAGCCTGTCCATTGTGTAAAGTCGGTCAAGAGTATTTCAAACGCCAAGATTTGGGTATTTAA
- a CDS encoding menaquinone biosynthesis decarboxylase, translating to MQRIIALLRENNLLRVIDEELDIDLEIPHLAYVEVKKEDSRALLFTKPVSKRLGKSFDIPVLMNVFGSTKATELIFGKNPNDVAQQIEALMHMKPPTSFMDKMGMLGTLFNLKNALPKRLKGKGVCQTKVYTEPNLYDFPILTTWSEDGGPFITMGQVYTQSLDGTKQNLGMYRLQVYDKNRLGMHWQIHKDSAHFFHEYKKAGQKMPVSIGIGGDPLYIWCGQAPMPIGMFELLLYGFIKDKNARLVKSLTNPIYIPEDVDIVIEGWVDVEKMEIEGPFGDHTGYYTLKEPYPVLDVSCITCKDKPIYQATVVGKPPLEDKYMGWATERIFLPLLKTTAPDLMDYNMPENGVFHNLILAKMNVLYPGHAKQFMHAFWGVGQMSFVKHAIFVDENAPDLEDYEKVSDYILDRVSSKTLLISEGVCDALDHASPNALFGGKLGVDCTGEIVSEPSKVLLSDEALLEKVKVLVPEACALKQYKTHTKTPITVISIEKKRVGKAVYEALKPLREHMKLVFMVDATGNDVENAYMLVWRVVNNIDALRDIFVDEAFIGVDATTKNSLDGYTREWPKDTDCDQKVIQTLIQRGLIENNPAFLKHFHI from the coding sequence ATGCAACGAATCATAGCGCTTTTACGTGAAAATAATCTTTTACGTGTTATTGATGAAGAACTAGATATTGACTTAGAAATTCCTCACTTGGCGTATGTCGAGGTAAAAAAAGAGGACTCTCGTGCGCTTTTATTTACCAAACCTGTCAGCAAACGTCTGGGTAAAAGCTTTGATATCCCTGTGCTCATGAATGTGTTTGGTTCTACTAAAGCTACCGAGCTTATTTTTGGTAAAAATCCCAATGATGTCGCCCAACAGATAGAAGCGTTAATGCACATGAAACCGCCTACATCGTTTATGGATAAAATGGGAATGTTGGGAACGCTTTTTAATTTGAAAAATGCGTTGCCTAAACGTCTTAAAGGCAAAGGTGTTTGCCAAACGAAAGTTTACACCGAGCCAAATCTCTATGATTTTCCTATCCTGACAACGTGGAGTGAAGATGGTGGTCCTTTCATTACCATGGGGCAGGTCTATACGCAAAGTTTAGATGGTACGAAGCAAAATCTAGGCATGTATCGCCTGCAAGTCTACGATAAAAACCGTTTAGGAATGCACTGGCAGATTCATAAAGACAGCGCTCATTTCTTCCACGAATATAAAAAAGCAGGGCAAAAAATGCCTGTGAGTATTGGAATTGGTGGAGACCCACTTTATATTTGGTGCGGTCAAGCGCCGATGCCAATAGGCATGTTTGAGCTTTTACTCTATGGATTCATTAAAGATAAAAATGCTCGCCTTGTGAAATCACTCACCAATCCCATTTACATTCCTGAGGATGTGGATATTGTCATTGAGGGGTGGGTGGATGTTGAAAAGATGGAAATCGAGGGACCTTTTGGTGACCATACAGGCTATTATACGCTCAAAGAGCCGTATCCTGTGCTGGATGTGAGCTGCATTACATGTAAAGATAAACCCATTTACCAAGCCACCGTTGTAGGAAAACCGCCACTGGAAGATAAATACATGGGTTGGGCGACAGAGCGCATTTTCTTACCGCTTTTAAAAACCACAGCACCTGATTTGATGGATTATAATATGCCTGAAAATGGCGTGTTTCATAACCTTATTTTGGCGAAGATGAATGTGCTTTACCCCGGACATGCGAAACAGTTTATGCATGCGTTTTGGGGTGTTGGGCAGATGAGTTTTGTCAAACATGCCATTTTTGTCGATGAAAACGCCCCTGATTTGGAAGATTATGAGAAGGTAAGTGATTATATACTTGATAGAGTGAGTAGTAAAACACTGCTCATTAGCGAGGGTGTGTGTGATGCCTTAGATCATGCGTCTCCCAATGCGCTTTTTGGTGGAAAATTAGGCGTGGATTGTACAGGTGAGATAGTGAGTGAGCCTTCCAAAGTGCTTTTAAGCGATGAAGCCCTTTTGGAAAAAGTCAAAGTACTTGTTCCTGAAGCATGTGCGCTTAAACAGTATAAAACCCACACCAAAACACCGATTACGGTCATTAGCATAGAAAAGAAGAGGGTAGGCAAAGCGGTTTATGAAGCGTTAAAGCCTTTACGTGAGCATATGAAATTAGTTTTTATGGTGGATGCCACTGGAAACGATGTGGAGAATGCGTACATGCTGGTTTGGCGTGTGGTTAATAACATTGATGCACTGCGTGATATTTTTGTGGATGAGGCTTTTATTGGGGTGGATGCAACCACTAAAAATAGCTTAGATGGGTATACAAGGGAGTGGCCTAAAGATACCGATTGTGACCAAAAGGTTATCCAAACTCTCATTCAGCGTGGTTTGATTGAAAATAATCCTGCATTTTTAAAACACTTTCATATTTAG
- the hemC gene encoding hydroxymethylbilane synthase has translation MKKLIIATRGSKLALWQSEHVKAELEKAHPHLAVELSIMMTKGDKILDTPLAKIGGKGLFTKELEEAMLRGEAHIAVHSLKDVPMEFPEGLKLGVITKREDVRDAMLSEKYGCLEDLPQGAVVGTTSLRRRMQLLKLRPDFVIKNLRGNVNTRIRKLKEGEFDAIILASAGIKRLGLQEEVRYFTPISKEVMIPASGQAALGIEIVDNAEVERLVSVLKDEDAMIETRVERDFVTLLEGGCQVPIGVNAEVTQESLHVKAILGLPDGSQMMCEVMSGKREEFETLGKVLAQKVIDKGAKELLARAEKIALSEIF, from the coding sequence ATGAAAAAATTAATTATTGCGACCCGTGGTAGTAAACTTGCCCTTTGGCAGTCAGAGCATGTCAAAGCGGAACTTGAAAAAGCGCATCCTCACTTAGCAGTGGAACTTTCGATTATGATGACTAAAGGCGATAAAATCTTAGATACGCCATTGGCTAAAATTGGGGGAAAAGGGCTTTTTACCAAAGAACTTGAAGAAGCGATGCTAAGAGGGGAAGCGCATATTGCCGTGCACAGTCTTAAAGATGTACCGATGGAGTTCCCCGAAGGCTTAAAATTAGGCGTGATTACCAAACGTGAAGATGTGAGAGATGCGATGCTCTCTGAAAAGTATGGGTGTTTAGAGGATTTGCCTCAGGGTGCAGTTGTTGGAACAACCAGTCTTAGACGTCGTATGCAACTTTTAAAGCTTCGTCCTGATTTTGTCATTAAAAACCTTCGTGGCAATGTCAATACCCGTATTCGAAAACTTAAAGAGGGTGAATTTGATGCGATTATTTTGGCAAGTGCTGGGATTAAACGTTTAGGACTTCAAGAAGAAGTGCGTTATTTTACCCCTATTTCAAAAGAGGTGATGATACCCGCTTCCGGACAGGCGGCTTTGGGCATTGAAATTGTCGATAATGCTGAAGTAGAGCGTTTGGTTTCTGTGTTGAAAGATGAGGATGCGATGATTGAGACAAGAGTCGAACGTGATTTTGTGACGCTCTTAGAGGGCGGGTGTCAAGTGCCTATTGGGGTGAATGCCGAAGTCACGCAAGAGAGTTTACATGTAAAAGCAATTTTGGGTCTTCCTGATGGCTCGCAGATGATGTGTGAAGTTATGAGTGGAAAACGAGAAGAGTTTGAAACACTGGGTAAAGTTTTAGCGCAAAAGGTCATCGACAAAGGGGCTAAGGAGTTGTTAGCACGTGCGGAGAAAATAGCACTCAGCGAAATTTTTTAA
- a CDS encoding FxsA family protein, with translation MKYFLIYLFIEVFVSVNISSAIGAFATFGEIVFSAIVGFVLLANMRLTLMQNMQALMQGEISVESFERLNLWSFVGALLLIIPGFFSDIVGLLLQFSAFATLIASKLLHVKKEPPHFRSKNPQLKEEEIIDVEVIDEHRSK, from the coding sequence GTGAAATATTTTCTCATCTATCTCTTTATCGAAGTGTTCGTAAGTGTTAATATCTCTTCAGCTATTGGCGCATTTGCGACGTTTGGAGAGATTGTTTTTTCTGCCATTGTAGGATTTGTATTGCTTGCGAATATGCGTTTAACCTTGATGCAAAATATGCAGGCTTTAATGCAAGGAGAGATTAGTGTTGAGTCATTTGAGCGTTTGAATCTGTGGTCCTTTGTAGGGGCCTTATTGTTGATTATTCCTGGCTTTTTCAGCGATATTGTAGGACTTTTATTGCAATTTAGCGCATTTGCGACCTTAATCGCGTCAAAGCTTTTACATGTAAAAAAAGAACCGCCTCATTTTAGGAGTAAAAATCCACAGCTTAAAGAGGAGGAAATCATCGATGTTGAAGTTATTGATGAGCATCGCTCTAAGTAG
- a CDS encoding proline--tRNA ligase, whose amino-acid sequence MKFSKLYAPTTKDAPKDATLPSHQYLVRGGFIVQVGSGLYNFLPMGKIVLDKIRNVVKEEMDETGAQEIQMGVVSPAELWKQSGRYDVFGKELCRIKDRKENEFVLGPTHEEVVVDIVRNRINSYKQLPLHLYQITTKFRDEARPRFGLLRGREFIMKDGYSFHEDEASMKAEFDVMEQTYTKIFNRLGLDFRAVEADSGAIGGSGSKEFMVLAQNGEDDIVVCEQCSYAANIEAAKRAPKTTTLEAPEANLSKFKTPDMKTIEDVCNFFKVDAFYSIKAVVKKAIYVDKEEVVVFFVRGNDELQETKAQNACGALDLVDASLEEVERAGLKAGFIGPVGLECVKFYIDLELKEAKNLICGANEVDYHMVGVGMFNFKEERYADLVAVKEGDVCACCGGRLGITKGIEVGHIFQLGQKYAKAMGATFLDKNGKAQPFYMGCYGVGVSRLVAVMIEASHDEKGCIWNKQTAPYLLDIIVSNSKDEAQSAYAEEIYSALMQERLSVLLDDRNERFGFKMKDYELIGLPYALIVGKELEEGFVEIVERKTLEKTVVKKEEALLKLRELLA is encoded by the coding sequence ATGAAATTTTCAAAGCTATATGCACCAACAACCAAAGATGCGCCAAAGGATGCAACGCTTCCAAGCCATCAGTATTTGGTGCGAGGCGGGTTTATTGTTCAAGTGGGCAGTGGACTCTATAATTTTTTGCCAATGGGAAAAATCGTTCTGGATAAAATCAGAAATGTTGTCAAAGAAGAGATGGATGAAACGGGTGCTCAAGAGATTCAAATGGGTGTGGTCAGTCCAGCTGAGCTTTGGAAACAAAGTGGACGCTATGATGTCTTTGGCAAAGAGTTATGTCGCATTAAAGATAGAAAAGAGAATGAGTTTGTACTAGGACCAACCCATGAAGAGGTGGTTGTAGATATCGTGAGAAATCGCATTAACAGTTATAAACAGCTTCCATTACATTTGTATCAAATTACGACAAAATTCCGTGATGAGGCACGTCCTCGTTTTGGGCTTTTAAGGGGTCGTGAGTTCATTATGAAAGATGGGTATAGCTTTCATGAGGATGAAGCGAGTATGAAAGCTGAATTTGACGTGATGGAGCAAACTTATACGAAGATTTTTAATCGTTTGGGACTTGATTTTAGAGCGGTTGAGGCTGATAGCGGTGCGATTGGGGGAAGTGGTAGTAAAGAGTTTATGGTATTGGCACAAAACGGTGAAGATGACATTGTGGTGTGTGAACAGTGTTCGTATGCGGCGAATATTGAAGCGGCTAAACGTGCTCCTAAAACGACCACGCTTGAAGCACCAGAAGCCAATCTCTCTAAATTTAAAACACCTGATATGAAAACGATTGAAGATGTGTGTAACTTCTTTAAAGTGGATGCCTTTTACAGCATTAAAGCCGTGGTTAAAAAAGCAATTTACGTTGATAAAGAAGAGGTCGTTGTTTTCTTTGTACGTGGCAATGATGAACTGCAAGAGACCAAAGCGCAAAATGCGTGTGGTGCGCTTGATTTGGTCGATGCTAGTCTTGAAGAGGTGGAGCGAGCAGGCTTAAAAGCAGGATTTATCGGACCTGTGGGGCTAGAATGTGTAAAATTTTACATAGATTTAGAACTTAAAGAGGCAAAGAACCTTATTTGTGGGGCAAATGAGGTGGATTATCACATGGTCGGTGTGGGGATGTTTAACTTCAAAGAAGAGCGATATGCAGACCTTGTTGCGGTCAAAGAAGGCGATGTGTGTGCGTGTTGTGGTGGTAGACTCGGCATTACCAAAGGGATTGAAGTCGGGCATATTTTCCAACTGGGACAAAAATACGCCAAAGCGATGGGCGCAACCTTTTTAGATAAAAATGGCAAAGCACAACCTTTTTACATGGGATGTTATGGTGTGGGTGTGAGTCGTTTGGTAGCGGTGATGATCGAGGCAAGCCACGATGAGAAAGGGTGTATTTGGAACAAGCAAACCGCTCCATACCTCTTAGATATTATTGTCTCTAACAGCAAAGATGAGGCACAAAGTGCGTATGCTGAGGAGATTTATAGTGCTTTGATGCAAGAGCGTTTAAGTGTGCTTTTAGATGATAGAAATGAGCGTTTTGGCTTTAAAATGAAAGATTATGAGCTCATAGGACTTCCGTATGCGCTGATTGTGGGTAAGGAGCTCGAAGAGGGTTTTGTGGAGATTGTTGAGCGTAAAACATTAGAAAAAACAGTCGTGAAAAAAGAAGAAGCACTCTTAAAACTAAGGGAACTCTTAGCGTGA
- the hemA gene encoding glutamyl-tRNA reductase, which translates to MHYLTISFTHKNTDISIREKLAFNTEEKSRNFMAALVACESVNEVILLSTCNRVEVIASVVDCQASLHSIFAHLSAISTISREELEGRADIYEDNGAIHHLFSVCSSLDSLVIGETQIAGQLKDAFKFAFENGYCAQKLGRAMHHAFRCAAEVRSRTDISKSPVSVSSVAVSKAKDLLGNLGGLTALVVGAGEMSQLAAKHLIANGVNIIIINRNLEHAQALASELGELATVAPYAKLTEYINRYRLVFSATGAPHSVITDDMVEEREFSRYWFDIAVPRDIEVQGYKDLHVYAVDDLEEIVSKNMSLREEQAKIAYSIVGRSTMDFFKWLQSMCVDPIIKEIRDHAKECSIHELEKAIKKGYIPEELQEQVSKVLHHAFNAFLHSATKNLKDVAEKPEADTIVQAIQYIFNINEDQTKRMNLYKCEYQMGVK; encoded by the coding sequence ATGCATTATCTTACCATTAGCTTTACCCATAAAAATACTGATATTTCTATTCGAGAAAAATTGGCATTTAACACTGAAGAGAAGAGTCGGAATTTTATGGCAGCATTGGTTGCCTGTGAATCTGTGAATGAAGTGATTTTACTCTCTACATGTAACCGTGTGGAAGTGATTGCGAGTGTGGTTGATTGTCAGGCTTCTTTGCACTCTATTTTTGCTCATTTAAGTGCTATCTCAACCATCTCACGAGAAGAGTTAGAAGGTAGAGCAGATATTTACGAAGATAATGGAGCGATTCATCATCTCTTTAGCGTCTGTTCTTCTTTGGATAGTTTGGTCATTGGAGAGACACAAATTGCAGGGCAACTCAAAGATGCGTTTAAATTTGCGTTTGAAAATGGCTACTGTGCGCAAAAACTAGGTCGTGCGATGCACCATGCGTTTCGCTGTGCCGCAGAAGTGCGTAGCCGTACGGATATCTCTAAAAGTCCCGTCTCTGTTTCGAGTGTTGCGGTGAGTAAAGCGAAAGATTTGTTAGGAAATCTTGGAGGCTTAACTGCGCTTGTCGTGGGAGCTGGCGAGATGAGTCAGCTTGCGGCAAAGCATTTAATCGCCAATGGAGTTAATATTATTATTATCAACCGTAACCTTGAACATGCACAAGCTTTAGCTTCAGAATTAGGGGAGCTTGCTACCGTTGCTCCGTATGCTAAACTTACCGAGTACATTAACCGTTACCGTTTGGTTTTTTCTGCTACGGGAGCACCTCATAGTGTCATTACCGATGATATGGTTGAAGAGCGTGAGTTCTCACGCTATTGGTTTGATATAGCAGTACCTCGTGATATTGAAGTGCAGGGGTATAAAGATTTGCATGTTTATGCGGTGGATGATTTAGAAGAGATTGTGAGTAAAAATATGTCGCTTCGAGAAGAGCAAGCTAAAATTGCCTACTCGATTGTGGGGCGCTCAACCATGGACTTTTTTAAATGGCTTCAAAGCATGTGTGTGGATCCTATTATTAAAGAGATTCGTGACCATGCTAAAGAGTGTTCAATACATGAGTTAGAAAAAGCGATTAAGAAAGGCTACATCCCAGAGGAACTTCAAGAACAGGTCTCTAAGGTGCTTCATCATGCTTTTAATGCCTTTTTGCACTCTGCGACTAAAAATCTTAAAGATGTTGCTGAAAAGCCAGAAGCCGATACGATTGTCCAAGCGATTCAATATATTTTTAACATCAATGAAGACCAAACAAAACGTATGAATTTATACAAATGTGAATACCAAATGGGAGTGAAATAA
- a CDS encoding polyprenyl synthetase family protein, which translates to MLEKVENLMVEMVASLGDVRSVELLHRVPKGKRLRAKLILKIAGVSEASLKLAAIVELIHAASLLHDDVIDDAFTRRGESSINALFGNKTAIMLGDILYSKGFSELTHMPQEVAFTISNAVALLSVGELLDVDLSHGFNESETLYFDMIYKKTASLIEASAKAAALLSGKNGDIYALYGKNLGLAFQIIDDILDITQSSEVLGKPSLNDFKEGKTTLPYLYMYHKLTPEDQTYLCSLFQVELTDEQSAWIKAKMHETDALMDAIAYAKALGLEALDAIKDEDDVGLSSIMKEMIERNF; encoded by the coding sequence GTGTTAGAAAAAGTCGAAAACTTAATGGTAGAGATGGTCGCTTCTTTAGGCGATGTACGTAGTGTTGAACTCTTGCATAGGGTTCCAAAAGGGAAGCGTTTACGCGCAAAATTGATTTTAAAAATTGCAGGCGTGAGTGAGGCTTCTTTAAAATTGGCGGCGATTGTAGAGCTGATTCATGCGGCAAGTTTACTGCATGATGATGTGATTGATGATGCCTTTACCAGACGGGGTGAATCTTCCATCAATGCGTTATTTGGCAATAAAACCGCCATTATGTTAGGCGATATTCTCTACTCAAAAGGGTTTAGTGAACTCACACATATGCCACAAGAAGTCGCTTTTACGATTTCCAATGCGGTAGCACTTCTTTCTGTCGGTGAGCTTTTAGATGTGGATCTTTCACACGGTTTTAATGAGAGCGAAACGCTTTACTTTGATATGATTTATAAAAAAACCGCCTCACTTATTGAAGCCTCTGCTAAAGCTGCTGCACTGCTGAGTGGTAAAAATGGCGATATTTACGCACTTTATGGCAAAAATTTAGGACTTGCGTTTCAGATTATTGATGATATCTTAGATATTACTCAAAGCAGTGAAGTGTTGGGCAAACCCTCGCTCAATGATTTTAAAGAGGGAAAAACAACCTTACCTTATCTTTACATGTATCACAAATTAACCCCCGAAGATCAAACTTACTTGTGCTCTTTATTTCAAGTAGAACTCACTGATGAACAGAGTGCGTGGATTAAAGCAAAAATGCATGAAACCGATGCTTTGATGGATGCTATTGCGTATGCAAAAGCGTTAGGTTTGGAGGCGTTAGATGCCATTAAAGATGAGGACGATGTGGGACTTAGTTCGATTATGAAAGAGATGATAGAAAGGAATTTTTAA